The genomic DNA CTGCACTTCTCCTCATCCATAATCTCGTCTCGGGTAAAACCATTCACATTGAGCGCCTCCTGATGTATCTCAGCCCCATTCCAAACCCGACACTCCATATAAAAGGTCTTATTGGTATCTACCAAGGAAACCGCCCCGAGAGACACAATGCTCGATCGATCTGGATCAAGTCCGGTTGTTTCGATATCAAGAACTATCATTTGCTACTACGTATGTGATACGTTACATCTAATAAAAATTACTGATACGACAACGTGCGCCTTACCCTCTCGCTGAATCGCACTGCTTTCACCCGAACATATGCATACTGCCTGCCAATGAGCGGGTATCGAACAAGAAAACTGTCTCGCTTATGAGCAAGCCATGGCCAGCGCAAAGACAGAATGCTAAGCCCAATGATAATAAACAATACTCCTTGCAAAATAGGTAAGACAAGGCCAATAACACCGATGAGGAGACACAAGATCCCGCTTACATATATACCTATTGTTTTAACTGATGCTTTCATATATTAATTATCCAAACCCGGGCAGTTTTTTGCCGGCGTATATCCAGACCGTCGCGCCTCCTCTTCTGTAGCAAATGAGATCTTGTTCTGATCTGCTATTCTGGAAGCGCCTGAACACCAGGCAAAGTGAAATATGTCAGAATTCTTAGAAGCCACGTATAACCCGACATCACCTTCACCTTTTGCCGGAACCGTTCTCTCGATAGTCGGTTCTATGTGTACACTGTCACTCCCGGCCAACCAGCCAAGCGCAAACGATGAAAGCCCGACGCACGCAATTATCAGCGCTACAAGTGCAGACTGCGAAAGCAGGGTCGACCTTACAGGCAATGTGCGTGACTTGGTTTCTTCAGTATAGGGTCGCATCGAGATCTCGTGTTACAGTATACAGGACTCAGGTTTGCTGATAAAGCTTATCTTCTTGATTTATATAAATTTTCTTTGAGAACCAGATATGCTACGCTCCCAAGAGCTAAAAATCGCTTGCAAAAAACTCGTCTTCTTGGCGTTTTCTTCGAAAACGTCCGCGAAGCGAATTTAAGCTTTTTTGGATAACGAACGTTCCATACTACCAGAGCACTGCTTGTATTTCTAATTCACAGCAAAGCTGTTCATAAGAAAACAATGGAGCTTGCAAAAAACTCAAATTCGTATATACTCGTTTTTAAATAGTATCATAGTAGTAGCAATATATGGCACACAAAAAAGCAGGTGGATCTACAAATAACACACGAGATTCAAATCCAAAATATCTCGGTATTAAGAAAAACCACGGTGAAAAGGTTCGCCCGGGGCATATTTTAGTACGTCAGCGAGGCACAAAATTCGTGCCAAGCGACAATGTTGGTATCGGTACTGACCACACTCTCTTTGCACTCGTTCCTGGAATCGTACGTTACTTCGAGCGACGCAAGAAGCGTTTCGACAATACAACCTCACGAAAGAAATTTATAGCTATTGACGAGACTACCGTATAGAACACAGTAGACCCGGACAGATAACAGGCAAACAAACGAAAAAGACCTCGCACATGTGCGAGGTCTTTTTCTATATAATATAATATCTACCTTTGAATCAGATCGCTAAGCGGTAGTGGCTGCCTCTTCAGCAGCACTCACTACAACCGGAACCCCAAGTTCTTCCTCACCTACTGCCACCACGACCTTATACTCACCCACCTCCTTTACCTCCTTACCAACAGAGATCACTGACTCAGGTATTTCAACACCTGATCTTTCTGTAAGCGTCTGGGCGATATCAGCACTGTGAATGGCAGCAAAAAGGTGTCCCTTTTCATTAGCGGCAGCACTAAGAGTAATACCTGACTCCATAAGTGGCTTGAGAGCTGATTTTATAGCCTCAGAGCGCTCAGCAACAGCTACGGCATTCCTTTCGTGTCGTCTCTCAGCTTCGGCAAGGGCGCTCATGGTCGCAACCTCAGCCCGTTTCTGCGGAACGAGAAAATTAAGTGCGTAGCCTTTTGCCACCTCAATAATATCTCCTTTTCGGCCTAATTTTTTAACGTCTGTGGTAAGGATAACTTTCATGATGTGTTATTAGTTCAGTTATATTGTGATTCTATACTACACAGGAAACAGTAAAAGTAAACCCTAAAATGTATTTTAAAGCACTTTAGAGTTTGCTGTAACTACGCCTGCCTGCCGGCAGAGGCAGGCTTTCAACCGCTCCTCGCTGGTTGCAGTAAAGCTATACAACTCTACAGAACTCTCCTAACCTCCCGGCTTAATTACTGATTAAGCAACTCAATAGCCTTATCCATCTGCGGGTCTACACCCTGCTGATACTGCTCCGGTGTACGCTCCACCTCGATCTGTGGAGTAAGGCCGGCTTCTGAGATCGAGTTTCCGCCTGGGGTTACCCATTGGGCAATCGTTACTTTTAGCGATGTTTTCGGATTACTTGTTATCTGCACCAATTCCTGAACCGACCCCTTTCCGAATGTTTGAGTACCTACAAGAGTTGCTTTTCCGTGCTCACTCAAAGCTCCGGCAAGAATTTCTGAGGCAGACGCAGACCCTCCATCTACGAGTATCGCTATTTCAACATCGTCGTCTACCACATTGTATCCTTTGCTTCGCCAAACCTGATCTTCACGTTTGTCTCCATAGTCTTCGCGAACAACAACACTTCCTTCCGGAAGAAAGTGGCTTGCCATGTCTACTGCTGCGGTAAGAAAGCCGCCCGGATTCTGACGTACATCAATGATTAACTTATCACTACCACTTTCGATAAAGCTTTTCATGCTCTGCCGAAAAAGCGAAGCAGATGGTTCAGAGAAATTATACAGCTCGATCACGTAAATACCGTCATTGCGCTCATACGCATTGATCGTCGGAATATCGATCGCGTCTCGAACCACAGGTATTGTGAGCGGCTCTTCTTCTCCCTCGCGGATGATCGTAAATGTCACCGTAGTCCCTTTCTCGCCACGAATGATCTGCACCGCTTCATCCACAGCCATATCTTGGGTAGACCTACCATCAATTTCAACGATCATATCTTGAGACTGAATACCCGCTCGTTTTGCCGGTGTTCCTTCAAGCGGTGCAATTACCGTCAAGACACCGTCACGCATGCCAACCTCCATCCCTACCCCTTCGAAGTTGCCGCTAATATCTTCCTCGAACGACTTATTGTCCTTTGGTGGTAAGAAAACCGTATACGGGTCACCGAGCGAAGATGTTAAGCCCTGAATAGAGCCCCACAACTTTTCTTCAGCGGTTATCGTGCTTTCTGAGGATGTTCCCGCAGGAACATACTTTTCATCAATTGATTTCCAAGCGCGCCAGTACGCACTGAAATCAACATCATCAGACTTGTCCTGAGTGATATTCTTTAAACCGTTCGCTCGGTCGTCGCTGTTTTGATACAGGCCAACATAAACTCCGGTTCCAAATGAAAAGACCATCAGTCCGAGAGCTATAACCACAGAGAGTGTTTGTTTCCCGTATTGACTCATACACACATGACATTGCTCATAAGTAATCAACTTATGATACCATAAATACAAAGCACACCAACTATGCGACGAGACTACCAACACAACGGCGTTACCTGGATCGACCTTCATCAACCAACTCACGAGGAGTTGCGAGAACTGATGAACGAAATAATGCTGTCTCCGGATATTATTAATGACTTATCCACTCCTTCGCCGCGTCCAACCACGGAATTACACGGCGACCTCTTATACACTGCGTTTCTTTTTCCCGCCTTTCAGCACACCCACAAAGAAGGTGGCACAAAGCAAGAAATAGACTTTGTGCTTACTCAAAACACACTCATCACTGTTCACTATGACACGATCGATGCTCTCCACAAGTTCGGCAAGATGGTCGAGACTCGATCGATACTCAATAACAAAACAAGTCCTTCTACAAGCAGCTCCCTCTTTTTTGCACTACTTAAAAAACTCTATAAATCGGTATACCACGAGATAGAATACGCCGAAGATTGGCTTGATCGTACCGAGGACGATATTTTTTCCGGTCAAGAGCGCGAGATGGTCACTACACTTTCCCAGATCAATCGTCGCTTCCTTGATATTAGAAAAACGATCCACCTCCACGACGAGCAGCTCCGCTCTCTGAAAGACGCATCTCATCACGTTGATCAAAACGATTTCGCTCACAATATTGACTCTTTGCTTGAGGAATACAGCAAGATACAGGAAACGATCGTCCACGATCTGGCTCTTGTACGTGAGCTTCAGGACACGAACAATTCACTTGTCCGAACGAAACAAAACGAGAGCATGCAAACTCTAACCTCTATCGCCTACATCGCACTTCCGATCACGCTTGTTGCGTCTATCTTTGGAATGAACGCATCCAACATGCCTATCGTTGGCGCCGCGTATGATTTCTGGTTCATACTGAGCATTATGGCTGTTTCTGCAGCCGTTCTCTTCCTTACCTTTAGAGGTAAAGGGTGGTTATAAATTATTTTTTCTATTTAATTACTAGAAAGAAGAAATGCCCGTATTCGACCGCATCCTGTGGTATCATTTCCCTATGCTTACGCTATATAATGATCTGACAAACAAAAAGGAGGTATTCGAACCGCTCGATCCTCCACGAGTGACCATGTACAACTGCGGCCCGACCGTATACCACTATGCCCATATCGGTAATCTGCGCTCCTTTGTCTTTGCCGACACGCTACGTCGTGCCCTGGAAAGCAACGGCTACACCGTTGACCAAGTTATCAACATTACCGATGTCGGTCATCTGACCGGTGACACTAACGATACCGGCGCTGACAAAATAGAAGCTCAAGCCAAAAGAGAGAACAAAACCGCAGAAGAGATAGCGCAATTCTACACCGACGCATTTCTTTGTGACCTTGATCATCTTGGTATTGACCGGAATACCATTCGCTTCCCGATGGCGACCGCGCATATCGACCAGCAAATTGAACTCATCGAGCAACTAGAGAAAAAAGGAGTGACGTACGCTACCGATGATGGCATTTACTTTGATACATCAGCCGCTGAGAACTATCCAAAACTTGGCACAATACAAGCGAGTGGTCTTCAGGCCGGAGCTCGAGTTGAGGAAAATAAACAAAAGCGACAACCGGCTGATTTTGCATTGTGGAAATTCTCCAAGACCAAAACACAACAGAGTGAAAAGCGGCTTCAAGAATGGAATTCACCATGGGGAGTAGGTTTTCCCGGCTGGCATCTTGAGTGTTCAGCAATGGCTATTCAATACCTAGGAGAGACCATTGATATTCACACCGGAGGAATCGATCTTGAGTTCCCTCACCACGCCAACGAGATCGCCCAGAGCGAATGCGCCACCGGTAAACCGTTCGCTCGCTACTGGCTTCACAGTGAACACCTTAATCTGAAGGGTGCAAAAATGGCCAAGTCTGATGGCAACATTATTACCCTTCAGGATCTGATACAAGACGGTATTCACCCTCTCTCGTACCGGTACTGGCTCTTGACCGCTCACTACCGCTCACCGATCACATTTGACCCTGAAGCTGTCCTCGGAACCCAGCGAGCACTCGAACGGCTCAAGACACAGCTCGATCAACTCCCTCAGAAAGACACGGAGGGAAACACAAAGACTGACACGGTAGTACCGGAAGCATATCTGATCAAAATAACTGAAGCAATAAATGACGATCTTGACACGCCGACACTAACAGCTCTTATCTGGGAAACCCTCAAAGACACTGAACTAACCGGTATAGCAGAACGCTATACGGTTGAATACATTCTTGATCTCCTTGGCATTGACCTTGCTGACTTCTCCGGCAGAGAATCTATTGGCATTACCGAACTTCCTCCAGAAGTAGCTGAACTTGCACAGGAACGTGAAAACGCTCGTGCATCTAAAGACTTCGACCGTGCAGACAAACTCCGTGCAGATATTAAACAAGCCGGCTATGAGATCCACGACACCG from Candidatus Paceibacterota bacterium includes the following:
- the rpmA gene encoding 50S ribosomal protein L27, with the translated sequence MAHKKAGGSTNNTRDSNPKYLGIKKNHGEKVRPGHILVRQRGTKFVPSDNVGIGTDHTLFALVPGIVRYFERRKKRFDNTTSRKKFIAIDETTV
- the rplI gene encoding 50S ribosomal protein L9, whose product is MKVILTTDVKKLGRKGDIIEVAKGYALNFLVPQKRAEVATMSALAEAERRHERNAVAVAERSEAIKSALKPLMESGITLSAAANEKGHLFAAIHSADIAQTLTERSGVEIPESVISVGKEVKEVGEYKVVVAVGEEELGVPVVVSAAEEAATTA
- a CDS encoding S41 family peptidase, with the translated sequence MSQYGKQTLSVVIALGLMVFSFGTGVYVGLYQNSDDRANGLKNITQDKSDDVDFSAYWRAWKSIDEKYVPAGTSSESTITAEEKLWGSIQGLTSSLGDPYTVFLPPKDNKSFEEDISGNFEGVGMEVGMRDGVLTVIAPLEGTPAKRAGIQSQDMIVEIDGRSTQDMAVDEAVQIIRGEKGTTVTFTIIREGEEEPLTIPVVRDAIDIPTINAYERNDGIYVIELYNFSEPSASLFRQSMKSFIESGSDKLIIDVRQNPGGFLTAAVDMASHFLPEGSVVVREDYGDKREDQVWRSKGYNVVDDDVEIAILVDGGSASASEILAGALSEHGKATLVGTQTFGKGSVQELVQITSNPKTSLKVTIAQWVTPGGNSISEAGLTPQIEVERTPEQYQQGVDPQMDKAIELLNQ
- a CDS encoding CorA family divalent cation transporter, with protein sequence MRRDYQHNGVTWIDLHQPTHEELRELMNEIMLSPDIINDLSTPSPRPTTELHGDLLYTAFLFPAFQHTHKEGGTKQEIDFVLTQNTLITVHYDTIDALHKFGKMVETRSILNNKTSPSTSSSLFFALLKKLYKSVYHEIEYAEDWLDRTEDDIFSGQEREMVTTLSQINRRFLDIRKTIHLHDEQLRSLKDASHHVDQNDFAHNIDSLLEEYSKIQETIVHDLALVRELQDTNNSLVRTKQNESMQTLTSIAYIALPITLVASIFGMNASNMPIVGAAYDFWFILSIMAVSAAVLFLTFRGKGWL
- the cysS gene encoding cysteine--tRNA ligase; translation: MLTLYNDLTNKKEVFEPLDPPRVTMYNCGPTVYHYAHIGNLRSFVFADTLRRALESNGYTVDQVINITDVGHLTGDTNDTGADKIEAQAKRENKTAEEIAQFYTDAFLCDLDHLGIDRNTIRFPMATAHIDQQIELIEQLEKKGVTYATDDGIYFDTSAAENYPKLGTIQASGLQAGARVEENKQKRQPADFALWKFSKTKTQQSEKRLQEWNSPWGVGFPGWHLECSAMAIQYLGETIDIHTGGIDLEFPHHANEIAQSECATGKPFARYWLHSEHLNLKGAKMAKSDGNIITLQDLIQDGIHPLSYRYWLLTAHYRSPITFDPEAVLGTQRALERLKTQLDQLPQKDTEGNTKTDTVVPEAYLIKITEAINDDLDTPTLTALIWETLKDTELTGIAERYTVEYILDLLGIDLADFSGRESIGITELPPEVAELAQERENARASKDFDRADKLRADIKQAGYEIHDTETGPEFTHV